ATCTGCCCTAAACCTCCGCTACCGCTAAACGTAATCCCTCCGTTAGTGTTATAAGTTTTATGCACAGCACCATTTGGTGTAAGCACCACAAAATTGCTGCGGGTTACACCTGCAAACTTGCGGAAAGTTCCAGCCGCAATAATATTGCCGCCGGGTATCAGTCCCAGGGTATTTACATACCCGTCAGCACCTTCTCCCACGTTAAAGGTGGGATCAGGAGAACCATCTGCATTAAGCCGCACTATACCTCCTGTATTCACACCATTAAACTTTTTAAAGTTGCCTGCGCAGATGATCTTACCATCCGGCTGCACAAGAATAGTGGAAATAGCCTGATCCGGCCCTGTACCAACATTAAAGCCAGCATCTAAAGAACCATCTGTATTCAGGCGGGCAATGCGGCCTGCGTTTTGACCGGCGTAGGTGGTGAAGTTACCAGCTATCAGCAGCTTATCATCCGCCAGCAAATGAGAACTGGTGATACTTCCATTCACCGTTAATTTACCCTGATGGTTCACCAGGTCGTAGTGATAAGAAGAATCCAGCGTACCGTCAGGATGCAGGCGTGCGATGTTAAATACCATGGTAGAATCCAGGTGAAGTGAGTCTATCCCCAGCTCCATAGTGGTAAGATTATAATTAGGCCGTACATAATAGCGGTAGTTACCGATAGCAATGATCTTTTTATCACTCTGTATCAACAATCCGCTCACCGTACCACGGAAACCGCCTTCCAGCTCAGAAGCCGGAGTGGCAGCACCGGATGGGCGAATAACAGAACGTTGTGCAACGCCTCCGTTTGTATTCACTTTTGCAATACTGAATACCTGGCTTACCTGGTCATAGCCGGTAAAGTACCCGCCTACCAGGTATTGCTGCTCATCGGGCATGTATACCATGGGATTTATATAACCTGAAGGACCCGTGAAGTTACCGTAAGCAAAAGTACGGTCCAGCGTACCATCTGCATTAATGCGCGCCAGCCGGTTCACACCTCCTGCAATCGCAGAGTTGTCATATTCCCAGAAGTCGCCACCTATCATGTACTTATTACCCGGTACGGGAATAACATTGAAAATATTGGCGTTACCACCTCTTACACTGGGAAAAATGGTATCCATCTGGAAAGGACCGAATACGGGGAAATACGGCCCGAAATAGAACTCCTGCCCTATCTGTGCGGACACGGCGCCACTGCTGCCCAGCTCCGGCACAGTTACCGTAATGGTAGTGTCTGTTACTTTTATAATGGGTGCTGCTGTGCCATTGAACAATACTTTAAGGTTATCTTTCACTGCCAGGAAGCCTCTCCCCTTCAGGATCACCTCATCCCCTACTTTCCCCTTCGCAGGTGAAATAGCCTGTTCTTCCGCAAAATTGATGGCAGGCAGCACGGGATCGCCATACGGGCCTTTTTCGTTGCTGTTCACCGATTCCTTGGTGCAAGCCACCAGTGCGGCACCCAGTAGCAGGCATGCATATGTTATTCTTTTCATCATGTACATTTTACTTTA
This DNA window, taken from Chitinophaga niabensis, encodes the following:
- a CDS encoding IPT/TIG domain-containing protein, translating into MKRITYACLLLGAALVACTKESVNSNEKGPYGDPVLPAINFAEEQAISPAKGKVGDEVILKGRGFLAVKDNLKVLFNGTAAPIIKVTDTTITVTVPELGSSGAVSAQIGQEFYFGPYFPVFGPFQMDTIFPSVRGGNANIFNVIPVPGNKYMIGGDFWEYDNSAIAGGVNRLARINADGTLDRTFAYGNFTGPSGYINPMVYMPDEQQYLVGGYFTGYDQVSQVFSIAKVNTNGGVAQRSVIRPSGAATPASELEGGFRGTVSGLLIQSDKKIIAIGNYRYYVRPNYNLTTMELGIDSLHLDSTMVFNIARLHPDGTLDSSYHYDLVNHQGKLTVNGSITSSHLLADDKLLIAGNFTTYAGQNAGRIARLNTDGSLDAGFNVGTGPDQAISTILVQPDGKIICAGNFKKFNGVNTGGIVRLNADGSPDPTFNVGEGADGYVNTLGLIPGGNIIAAGTFRKFAGVTRSNFVVLTPNGAVHKTYNTNGGITFSGSGGLGQITKILPMTGQNALLMVGTFTQFDYRQANRIVRVAYQ